TGCTGGCATCTCATGTATGAGCATAACTTGTGTTGATTTTTTTCCCATCATACTCCATTATTATGATGTAAAATCTAACATGAGATGATTAATTAAATGAGTTGATTACAAACACAAATATAGAAGAGGCATCTGAGCTTTAGTAATAATAAGTCCACAAAATTTCCATTACCAAATTACTTTCCATTTGCTCCCCTCCTAAAGAGGTCCTCCAATATCACATTAAGATAAGAATAGGGTGAAAAAGTTTTCTTTTTCCCAACAAGTTCAAGCATCACTATGGAAAACTACTAACACCTGGCAGATTGAAATGTGTTGAGTTGATATGGAACATCACACTCTTAGGGACATGAGAGAATACCAATTAAGAAGAACTTCAGAAAGTGAAAGTACAGATAGCTGACAGTGATGAAGAAAAAGGTACTAGCAATGGTTTAGAATGCCAAACAAGTATATCAGTCTAACAAGATATCATACTTCAATTGGTGAGCAATTTCATCAAAGTCTTGAAGAACATTAGTTGCAATTATTTAGATTGTGAATTCAAGACTAAGACAGGTTGAAGATTCTCGAAAAGAACTTTTGTTAAATCTGATGGCGAATGATTAACAAAAATTTCAACAGGTGTGGAAATCAACAAACAGATCTAGTTCTGCACAACATGGATGAAACATGTTGCGTGTTAGTAAAAAGTAGGGGTAAACAATTATCTGccaaaagaaaatcaaacaatCGACTGAAATAAATTTCTCAAGTTCATCCAGCAATCCCCATAGCATTACTTTTGACCATCAAGCAGATCATCAATCATTTCTTTTCTCCATGTTTCCAtagaaaattatgataaatttgaaCCCATGAATTAGATCATTTGGTTTGACTATTGTTTCTTCTAGACTCACAAAAATTGAATACTAATTGTTCCATTAAAAGTTAAAAAAAGCAATTATACATAATCTTCATAATGGTCAACTAGATGCATGTAATATCTTTCACATTCTCGAGAtgctttttaccaaaaaaaaaaaaaaaaatctggagatACTATAATAAACTATAACAGAAAATAATGTTGTTAGTACTGGCAATGAATTAAATTAGGTGATATGTCTTACCTTCAGACAGCAATAGCACTTATCAAGTAAAGAAAGTCTGGCAAAAATATTCTACTGTTCTAAAACCCAATAATGAATGAAACAAAAATAGCACTTTAAAACTAGAGTATACAAAACAATATGAGACACTACCATTATATTGTACCTTAATCAAAACTATAAACGGAATATGACTCAACAGGATTATGTACAAAATAAAGCTATGAAACCAGAGGAAGGTGTAAAACAGAAAAAGGAGAATTTTGTTTCCAGCTAAAATCATGGACCAACTGAAAGTGCTATTTACAGGTACTCTAAAATTCCATTAAAGCAAGATTCCTATTGCAGGAATCCAATCAAATCCTTACTGACAGTGCAAATTCTCTGATCTCAGCAAAAGATCAATCTTTGCAAATTCTATTTAGGCATAATATCCCAGCAAACTTTCACTCAATCCACTTGAACAAAGCACGATTCTGGACACCATTATGAATCACCAAAAAAGATTGAATTTTACACTGCAGAAAACATGTATAGCTCGTCAAACCCTATGCCAACAATCCAAAATTTCATAACTAATAAAAGACCACTCACCGTAAATTCTCTTTAGCATATAATTCCGACTAGTTTGCAATGAAAACAACTAGAAAAAAGCAAGGATCAGAAAATCACAATGAATTAACAGAAAAGAAAGTAAAAATTTGTCCCGTAGAAATTCGAATTTCATGAAAACCCCATCCAATACTGCATCAACAATCCAAATTctctaatcaaataaaaatcactCTCTATAAACTATACTTACGCAGGTAATTCCAACCAATTTAACTCAGCATCAATCAGGAAACCACATTGAATTAATACAAAGATGGTAACTTTGGTACTGCAGAAAAACTAAAAAACAAATTTTCCATAAAAAATCACCTTGTTGATATCAAGATTGGGAGACCAGTGATGGAGGAGCTTGAAGAAGTAGTCGAACATCTCCATCGACGAGGCAAACACCTTCGGTCCCAGGCTCGCTGTCATCGAATCCTTCTCCTCCCCACCTCCTTctcctttctcctcctcctcctcctccgccttcGTTTCCTCCCTCCCCTCCTTCTCTTCCACCTTCTCGAGCCTTTCTTCTTCCAAGGATCTCTCCACCTTCCGTTTCTTCGAAGCTCCATCCTCGTCCTCCTCCTCCGCTTCCGCCACATcgcctccctcctctctctccctcttctccccaCCTCCTCCGCCTTCCTCCGCCAGCTTCTCCATCCCGTTGGGCTCGTTGTCGGCTCCCAGGGGCTCGGAATCCCCAGGATTTTGTGGAGATGATGTCTCCAGCTCCATGTCTACAGTGGATCCGGCTTCCGCCAGCGCATCTCCTTCGTTGGATTGGGGGTTCGCCGTAAGTTCTTCCGCCATGATCGACAGTCTGAGACCAGAGAAGGAGCTCGGACATATGGGAAAACCCCCCACGCCCAAGAAGCTAGGGTTTTTCATCGCTATGTTAGGGTTTTGCGGAGCAGCGGAGGGAATTCCAATCCGGACCCGGATCCGAACTGCATCAGACCCGGACCCTATCCCTACCAATCCAATATCTGGTAACCCGATCCGGTAGCTACACCCACATAGAAACGGATATTTGGCGCACCTGTGATTTCACAAAGAACATGGTGTTTATGTGATAGGTCTAATTCCAGTTCAAACTAGCTCATGGTTCCAGACCCAATCCAACCCAACAGTCATATACGAATGTAGTACACGATGTGTACATGATGGATTAATTTGGTTAATTATATCTTATAAGCTTGCATTTCTTTTCTATAATCAACATATTTGCAGCCTAACGCTTGTGGAACTTAGACTTGACTGGAGGCTGAAATACTGAACACGAAGTTTTTTGGACTCCATTGATGGGTTTTCAGTACTACCGTTTGCGTTTACTGTACGGTAGGTAATTTTATTTGCAGCTGTTCACGAAGAGTGGTGCAAGGAGTCCTCttcttaattaatatatataaaaaaattatttacataaataatttaatttttaatttatttattaaattgatataaaatcgataaaacatcattttgaatgatattttatcatcACCACGTCATCCCCATTTTCCACATAGATGacgccaaaaaaaattaaaaataaaaaatactaaataatacattttttatttttttctcaaaaaaaaaaaaataaatttataaaaaaataaaaattttaattttgataaaaataaaaattattttttaaaattagtatctccatttcaaattatctatttaaaataaaaattataattttgaattaaaaaataaaaaatttaattcaaaatttttttcataccgcaccgtacgtagctgttTGTGCCCGTACTAGATCGAAATGTACCAGTGCGGtctgattcatctcataattaaattattcgatatattattattattatttatattataatttctatagtccttttagcataattttttctctcttaatgTTCCGAGATATATTAGAGTACGTGtaaccatatccacaaagcataatatccgatcacttaaaattaaataatataaaataaaattaataattaataatattaaatagaataaaaatgtcaagcatacaaaaaatagtacaataaaagtttcaaaaatactaagtacaaatctaaaaaacactaagtcccacaagacgtcgtggtgcccgtggtcgcttagaccttctcaggaaggtcctcaacggctgctcctgctcttactgtgatggctcctccctatatcagtggaagaggtctgctggtcatgctgctcaggaataatggatgctgtcggatcatctacggactgagcgacccgctcaaccctctcatctagatacacggatgggcctgaaaagaaagtatcatactcatgtggccaactgataCCCGGTGATGTCATTTGGGGGATATAGGAAGAAAGAaggtgctgccatctgtggatcaaaagacgGTGGTATCtatgcagcatctagtgatgacatctacGGAATATGCAGTGgtggcatatgtggaacatatggtgacggcgtatatctcatatctggttcattggctgctccataccaaggcgcacagctatatggatcaacaccaatcgccaccaatgtttcgaaacttgttctctctatctcacgcagtatccgaatttgttcgtcctcatcagtcgtagataaagcacgatgagcatccaacacaagaccgacatagaatcagtctacaaaataaaaataaaatagtcaatatactgtaaaatataaaacaaaaatataacacaaacaacataaactaattttcgtagtcttaccaaaagacgcacagcagaactctcgccctcgtatccgggaactgcataccgaggctgtccaatgactcatactgtaatgctaaaaaatcaagccatgtagtcatcggtatatgaacgatctctcaaaatgggatcaccatgaacaaagtgatctcgacgtgcatcccaaatatcgatgtactctacatgtctgatacgccagtcaatacaagctctccctcatcgatcaatacgatgaagtccctggctggtatcaaactgctctggatactctgaatctgaccaaactactGCAGGACACGATCAGAAAGATACCACTCtaccatatcaaaaaaataagtggcatcctagcagtccatatgtcatgtccaactgtacacatctgcggcaatatagccaatatctcatctgtatatggctcccacaaaaactgatagagttaaaataaaaaaaattagtaaactaaaattttaatagattatgaatactgtaaaatgatatttgtaaaaaatttaaaatttatccatctatatgtatcaactaatgtatccaactagcACTTATAAACCCATGCCActtcgtcgatacgtgatgaacgttgaatgcaatgttccatctgtttcacaatctactcatgttaaataaattttatcgaatttaaaacagtaagttttaaataaaaaaataatatttttatacctatatcccaatggtccatCCAGTCTGAATgaaacatcaggatcatgctgctctgatggcatcttgaGCAACTGTCATCATAATGGACTGATGATCGGCATACACTCCTATATCCAAAtttgtaaattttaaaaaaattatatatgatatacccaatatttgaaatataattaaatattaaaaataaaaatttttaattcacatccttaataatacaagataactatcaatctcgctctgatcagcataagaacccgacacatagctctgtacaggcaagctagtactcaCTGCCCTAAttgagtctacgagcgaagtctaaatcctctaataatgacaaaaatatcaacttcatcttattcgatgaagtatcgggtaacaggacatcacctaacaatcgcagcacctgaccccaacatactgctgcaccatctcctctggtgcatcatccgcaatataaaaatatcgataacgatcatccaaacactcaatcttaagtcgtgaatgatcaaaaaaatgtACGTCGGGCTAAACcttagcaatcgcaagcacaaaacttgccactccagaatggtaagcgtgggatcaactccggtaactggatcgctatcaactggtagtccagtaaggatgctgacatcctgtaaagtgatggtcgcctcaccaaatggaagatgaaatgtgtgtctctagacgccatctctcaagcaaagcaataATAAGACCAactccatctgtatacgaccaattcgatatactccataaaattcaagatatcgtaaataatccagcactctatgtgggatgtctctatcgccggcggccaagaaaaaagagagaggaagagagagaggagggggctggCCAAGGGAAAGGGAGGGCCGGGGCCCGTCgtgggggccaccgtcggggtgcgcgggcccgccgccggccctctgtcgccggcggccaaggaaaaagagggagagagagagaagaagaggagagaagagggagagagagaggaagaggagagagagagaggagggagctcgCCACCATGCCACCGGAGAGGAGAAACactggagaagagggagagatggttttttttttggattttatgcttCAAAAACACCAAATggaatggcattttcaaaaatgccattccaTTTGacgttttcttccatttttttctttttcttttttttttaattttttttaatttttttagttatttttatgtgattttttaataaataaaattaatttaaaatgaagatagtaatttgaaatgataatttttttttgaattaaagttatttttttaaattaataattataatttttattttttatcatttttattagaattataattagaattataatttttatttttttcaattcaattcaattcttttcccttttttcttttttatggtattttttatttttttacaccaatttttttctttttttcagatattttttcaaaaaaataatttgaatggagaaagtaatttgaaatgatattttttatttgaattaaattaaaatttttatttttttaaatttaaatttataatttttatttttttcatattttttcccttttttacttttttatggtattttttcttttatttttcttgaattcaaattaaaattttattttttttataatttaaaattataatttttattttttctcatttttctcattttttctatttttatgaatttttttaaggtatttttttatttgtttgaaatattttttaaataaattaatttgaaatggagaaagtaatttgaaataatatcttttattttaattaaaattaaaaattttatttttttaaatttaaaattataatttttattttttattttttttaaatttttgacttttttatggctcttttattttttattttttatttttttgaacatttttttttttaaaataatttgagatggggaaagtaatttgaaatgatattttttatttgaattaaaattaaaatttttatttttttaaattaaaattataattcttatttttttctcatttctttctcattttttatggtattttttattttttaaattttttaaattttttagatattttttaaaaaaattaattttaaatagaaaaaataatttaaaattatttttttaatttgaattaaaattcgaatttttattttttaaaattcattcaaaattataatttttatttttttcatttttttcacatttttttgtgatttttatttttttatgatattttttattttttaacccccataatttttttgggatatttttttaaaaaattatttgaaatgataaaataatttgaatttatgttttttatttgagttaacatttgaatttttatttttttactcattttttacttctttgtttgaaatatttttttaaaaaaataatttgaaatggggaaggtaatttaaaatgatattttttgttttaattaaaattaaaaattttatttattttaaatcaaaaattataatttttatttttttctcattttttaaatattttgcttttttatggcactttttttattttttattttttttaaaaaaattaatttgaaatgagaaaagtaatttaaaatgatggtttttatttgaattaaaattaaaatttttatttttttaaattcaaaattatagtttttatttgctctcattttttttttaatggtattttttctttttttaattttttaagatttttttgagattttttaaaaaaaattaattttaaatggataaaataatttaatttaaaattatcttttttattttagttaaaattaaaatttttattctttaaaatttattcaaaattataatttttagttttttctatttttttcttcttttatgatatttttttaaaaaaattaatttgaaaaggagattgtaatttgaaatgatgatttttatttgaattaaaattaaaatttttatttttttaaaatttagaattataatttctatttcttttcgatttttttttatggtatttttattttttttgcaccaatttttttcaaatatttttttaaaaagataatttgaaatggagatgctaattttaaataataatttttatttttatcaaaattaaaatttttatttttttataaattgaatttttttttatttttttttattttttatcatttttttgggagaaaaaataaaaaacaccaaataatatgacatttttaaaaacgccatattatttggtattttttatttttaatttttttttggcatcGTCTACGTGGAAAATGAGGGATGACGTGGCGATGATAAAACGcaattcaaaatggcgttttatcGGTTTTGCATCAATCTGGTAAATAAATTGAAACTAGgttatttatgtaaataatttttttttatattaattaggaaAAGGACTCTGCAAAATGCCCTAGTCTCAAGTACATTGTTGATAGCATGCAGGTAAGCAATTGATATCTGTCACATTGCAGGGCTTAGTGACTCATTTTATTTTATTGCTTGTATCCTGAATCCCATGATATGAGGCATAAATATTCTGAATAGATCTTTCGACCTGCTGTCAAGAACGTGACATCAACATGCTCTCGGTTTTGGTTGGAAATGGGATCAATGCCAGTGCTCATGCAATATGTGATGAGGTTTCTGATCTGCATTTTTGTTAATTTAATATAGTCTGGTAAAACCGATCTGCAATGTGACCTGTTGACAAGCTTCTCAAATATTTGCTCTCTCTCAGAGCACACACGCTCATTTATCCACCAACCAAGACGTGTGGGAATATCGTTGAGCTAAAATACATTTTTTCGATGCTCTACAATATGTTGACCTTCATGTTTAAAATAATTATTCTGTTTTTACTTTTGATTGACACTTCAGACTTGGCAATGTCACTGTTTTTCACTTAGCTTTTGAGGTATATCTGTTAATTGTTTGGTTTTGTCCTGATGACATTTTGCCTTATTTCTGGGTCCAATTTCATTTACTGCAGTTTTTATGACAGGGTTTAGAACTTCATCTATGAAGCATTTTGTTAAtgactttttttcttttgattttttgatatataaatatcatttacATGTGAATTATTTTGCCTCTATCGTCATACCTGCAATGAGAGGCTTCACTGTATGATAGTTTGATTTCAGAGTGCTGTAAGAGATGGATGAGAGTAGCTCTTTCTTACATCAGGTGAGCAATTGATTCTAAACTGTTCTGCtaagttggtctttctctttcctttttttttttctgcatctTTGTGCATGTGCATGTGAGTGCGTGTGTGCATGCGTCTGTGATATCTTGACATCTTTGACATGTAAATGATTTGCCACTTCCTGTGAACTTGCCAGACCTTATTGCATGTATTTTGATTGTGGAGTGCCGCAGGGGATGGACGAAGGTGGCTTTTGTTGGTGTCCCTAAAACTATTGATAATGATATTCTTCTTATGGACAAGTCCTTCGGCTTTGACACAGCTGTTGAGGAAGCACAAAGAGCTAACTACATTGAGGTCCAAAATGATGTCAATTGCTATCTTTTGATTCTCCTTATATTCACTATTAAATGTAGTAGCATCATTGAAAATTTGTGGGCTGCGTCAATAAGTGCTTTGACAACTTACAGTTTCCTGCTAAAGTCTTTTGTATATAATGCATTTTCATCATCAAATTATTGACTTTCTTCATTTATTTCTAGATTTAATTGAAGGCACACAGTCTGTATCATGGTATTGCTATGATAAATTTATATGGGTTGAAGCAGTGAATTTATAGCTATGCATGCATCATTAGATAGTAGACAGTTGATATATGCTTAATCCCAAAGGTATGTATGCTAGAAAAAGCAAATGTTTACTATCAAATTGAGTTTTTTAATGACAACAGCTAGATTTTCTTTTCTATCTGAAGTTACCATTTGATCTACATGCTCCGAACGATGTTTGGAGACATCTAAATATCTTATTGAGACAGAGATCAGTTGTAGGTTGTGCATCTGAGGGTGCTTGACAAGTGAGTTGTATATTTTATTGGTCATCATGTTTGACAAGTCTATATTTGGATTTAACATCTTTAATTTCCTTAATGCGAATATTTGATGTTTCAGATTAAAGCTACTGTTACTGCGTTTCTGAGAATTCTGGCCGGGGTCAGTGGTAATGAGTGAACTACATATCTCCACTGTCCAACCTATGATACTTGAGTATGTTTAGCTTCTATCTGCAATTAATTGAACTGCATAAAGAAGGCCATGGCAATACAAATTCCAAACAGCCTCTGTTTGATTTTGTTGCCCAAAATGTAAGGTGCCTGTAGTATATTGATCTAAGAGAAAATTTGGATCCTTTATTTATCTTATGCCAAAGTCTTTGATACAATAGAATTTTCAATTTGTATTTGTAAAGGAATCTCTAtgacattacaaaatttgctccaGGAGGCACATGCAAGGGATGCATATGGAAATATCCTACTTGGAGATACTGCGCCCATATTCAACAAGAGGTTGATAATTATATTTCCAAATTCAAATATAGGAGAGGTTTTAACTCACAATAGATGCTACTTGCAACAAAATGACTCCCCATTGCTTGTAGTCACTGCTTGTTGGGACAGCTGAgtaatgaatttttaataaagaatccatgcatctaaattaaaattttaaaaggaaCAGGGTATCCTTTTCCCAAAAACAAGAACGAAAAAAGTATCCACCTA
The sequence above is a segment of the Elaeis guineensis isolate ETL-2024a chromosome 7, EG11, whole genome shotgun sequence genome. Coding sequences within it:
- the LOC105048661 gene encoding uncharacterized protein translates to MAEELTANPQSNEGDALAEAGSTVDMELETSSPQNPGDSEPLGADNEPNGMEKLAEEGGGGGEKREREEGGDVAEAEEEDEDGASKKRKVERSLEEERLEKVEEKEGREETKAEEEEEEKGEGGGEEKDSMTASLGPKVFASSMEMFDYFFKLLHHWSPNLDINKYEHMVLLDLLQKGHSEPDKKIGEGIQAFQVRYHPTWKSRCFFIVRVDGTDDDFSFRKCIDRILPLPEQMKVQSASNGKKVGHQKGGGGRGGRGRGGKSGRGRGRRGGK